Proteins encoded by one window of Pyrinomonadaceae bacterium:
- the rfaE2 gene encoding D-glycero-beta-D-manno-heptose 1-phosphate adenylyltransferase translates to MRKKIVTRDELLIEREHLRDAGKKLVFTNGVFDLLHVGHARYLRLARTLGQALVVAVNSDASVRELKGAGRPLVNENDRAELLAALEPVDYVTIFDDLSPRSLIAELLPDVLVKGGDYTLDQIHGREEVEAAGGSVVSLPFVEGASTSKIIERMKTGQ, encoded by the coding sequence ATGCGGAAAAAGATTGTGACGCGCGATGAACTGCTCATCGAGCGCGAACACCTGCGCGATGCGGGCAAGAAACTCGTGTTTACAAACGGCGTGTTCGATCTTCTTCACGTTGGCCACGCGCGTTACTTGCGCCTCGCGCGGACGCTGGGTCAGGCGCTCGTGGTTGCGGTCAACAGCGATGCTTCAGTGCGGGAATTGAAGGGCGCCGGTCGCCCGTTGGTGAACGAGAATGATCGCGCCGAGCTTCTCGCCGCTTTGGAACCGGTCGATTACGTGACGATTTTCGATGACTTGTCACCGCGGTCTCTGATCGCTGAGTTGCTGCCGGACGTGCTGGTGAAAGGCGGCGATTACACGCTGGATCAGATTCATGGACGTGAAGAAGTTGAAGCGGCGGGCGGCAGCGTTGTGTCTCTGCCGTTTGTCGAAGGTGCTTCGACCAGCAAAATTATTGAGCGGATGAAGACGGGGCAGTAG
- a CDS encoding TIGR03013 family XrtA/PEP-CTERM system glycosyltransferase, translated as MNSSRLKARTILLLLVEAMLLFVGLVIAVYVRMGAGDAEDALINRYGFYKAALATLFCLTSFYFFDLYDFVVMRDRRELVLRMLQALGLAWIALALMFYALPQVMIGRGVTLISLPLALLLMVAWRLSIHWFLGHPELGERILIVGSGEFAVEIAKETLQRKDAGYRVVGFVDNDPALVGKSLINPKVIGLTSELASLVKRENIDRLVVAIGDRRGQFPTQELLKLSLSGDVTIEESASFYERLTGRVLLDMIRPSWLIFSSRGRRARINEFARSAMHRIIALIGAILSLPIAIITAIVIKLESRGPILYQQERVGKNGRPFRLMKFRSMRTDAEKDGPVWAKTDDERMTRVGRIIRKIRVDEIPQFWNILRGDMNFVGPRPERPHFVAQLAQEIPYYEQRHLMAPGLTGWAQINYPYGASIEDAKQKLQYDLYYMKNQNVALDATIMFETVKTILFGKGT; from the coding sequence ATGAACTCATCGCGCCTTAAAGCCCGTACGATTCTCCTGCTGCTGGTCGAAGCAATGTTGCTCTTCGTCGGCCTGGTAATCGCTGTGTATGTGCGGATGGGCGCGGGAGATGCCGAAGACGCGCTGATTAATCGCTACGGATTTTACAAAGCCGCGCTGGCGACACTCTTCTGCCTGACATCTTTCTATTTCTTTGACCTCTACGATTTCGTGGTCATGCGTGACCGGCGCGAGTTGGTATTGCGCATGCTGCAAGCGCTTGGCCTCGCGTGGATAGCGCTGGCGTTGATGTTCTATGCGCTGCCGCAGGTGATGATTGGCCGTGGCGTGACCCTGATTTCTTTGCCGCTGGCCCTGCTGTTGATGGTCGCCTGGCGGCTTTCGATTCATTGGTTTCTCGGCCATCCGGAACTGGGCGAGCGCATTCTGATCGTCGGTTCCGGCGAGTTTGCGGTCGAGATCGCTAAGGAAACATTGCAACGCAAAGACGCGGGCTATCGCGTCGTCGGCTTTGTCGACAACGATCCGGCGCTGGTGGGAAAGAGCTTGATCAATCCGAAAGTGATCGGCCTGACATCAGAATTGGCTTCGCTGGTTAAACGGGAGAACATCGATCGGCTGGTCGTCGCCATCGGCGATCGACGCGGGCAGTTTCCCACGCAGGAGCTTTTGAAACTGAGTTTGTCCGGCGATGTGACGATTGAAGAAAGCGCGTCATTCTACGAACGGTTGACCGGGCGCGTGCTGCTCGACATGATTCGGCCTTCGTGGCTGATCTTCTCAAGCCGTGGTCGTCGCGCGCGCATCAACGAGTTCGCGCGGAGCGCCATGCATCGCATCATCGCGCTGATAGGCGCAATCCTTTCGCTGCCAATCGCAATCATTACCGCCATCGTGATCAAGCTCGAGTCGCGCGGCCCCATCCTTTACCAGCAGGAACGCGTGGGCAAGAACGGCCGGCCGTTCCGGCTGATGAAGTTTCGTTCGATGCGGACCGATGCTGAGAAAGACGGTCCCGTTTGGGCCAAGACCGATGACGAACGCATGACGCGGGTCGGCCGCATCATTCGCAAGATTCGCGTCGACGAGATTCCGCAGTTTTGGAACATTCTGCGCGGCGACATGAACTTCGTTGGCCCGCGTCCGGAGCGGCCACACTTTGTCGCGCAGCTCGCGCAGGAGATTCCGTACTACGAACAGCGCCACCTGATGGCGCCGGGCCTGACGGGCTGGGCGCAGATCAACTATCCGTACGGCGCGTCGATCGAAGACGCCAAACAGAAGCTGCAATACGATCTGTACTACATGAAGAACCAGAACGTGGCGCTCGATGCGACCATCATGTTCGAAACGGTCAAGACGATCTTGTTTGGAAAGGGAACCTGA
- a CDS encoding YCF48-related protein, which translates to MIRHGDTERGRHGETRGRSQRLPVPPFPRLLVALLLLLTAHCSLPTASAATWSRQKSGTMAWLHAVQFLDQNHGWVAGSGGTLLETGDGGATWKRVATLTKDTLRDVCFVDEHTGWLIAERDVYKLKTNDEARSYLLRTDDGGLTWRPIYLDGTDLNARLVRVIFADAAHGWVFGETGVVLATSDGGAHWTPQSPPTRHLLLGGAFFDSSRLWLVGASSTIIHTSNSGVTWQTATVRDNVKFRFHSTSFISDRLGWAVGSSGRIFATSDGGRTWFSQRSNVAVDLLDVKFISPSEGWAAGANGTLLRTVNGGRHWFAETTGISHELTRIHFVDRNHGWAVGFGGTILKLGQSTAPSLR; encoded by the coding sequence ATGATAAGACACGGAGACACGGAGAGAGGGAGACACGGAGAAACGCGCGGGCGTTCTCAGCGTCTCCCCGTCCCCCCATTTCCCCGTCTTCTCGTAGCGCTTCTCCTTCTGCTCACTGCTCACTGCTCACTGCCCACTGCCTCCGCCGCGACCTGGAGTCGTCAGAAATCTGGCACGATGGCGTGGCTGCACGCCGTTCAATTTCTCGATCAAAATCACGGCTGGGTCGCCGGCAGCGGCGGCACGTTGCTGGAAACAGGCGACGGCGGTGCAACCTGGAAGCGAGTAGCGACTCTCACCAAAGACACCCTCCGCGACGTTTGCTTCGTTGACGAGCATACGGGCTGGCTCATCGCTGAACGTGATGTTTACAAGCTGAAGACGAATGACGAAGCGCGTTCCTATCTGCTGCGCACAGACGACGGCGGATTGACGTGGCGACCAATCTACCTTGACGGGACCGATCTTAACGCGCGTCTCGTACGCGTAATATTTGCGGACGCCGCGCACGGTTGGGTGTTTGGCGAAACCGGCGTGGTGCTGGCGACCAGCGATGGCGGCGCGCATTGGACGCCTCAATCTCCTCCGACCAGGCATCTGCTCTTGGGTGGCGCGTTCTTCGACAGTTCACGGCTGTGGTTGGTGGGCGCGAGCTCCACAATTATTCACACCAGCAACAGCGGCGTTACCTGGCAGACAGCAACTGTGCGGGACAACGTGAAGTTTCGATTCCACTCAACCAGCTTCATCAGCGATCGTCTGGGATGGGCGGTCGGCTCATCCGGCCGAATCTTCGCGACCAGCGACGGTGGGCGCACCTGGTTTTCACAGAGATCAAACGTCGCAGTCGATCTGCTCGATGTTAAGTTCATCAGTCCCTCGGAAGGCTGGGCCGCCGGCGCCAACGGAACTCTTCTGCGTACCGTCAACGGGGGCCGTCACTGGTTCGCTGAAACCACAGGAATTTCACACGAGCTGACGCGCATCCACTTCGTCGATCGAAATCACGGCTGGGCCGTTGGTTTCGGCGGAACGATCCTTAAACTCGGCCAGTCAACTGCGCCCTCGCTCCGTTAG
- a CDS encoding lysine--tRNA ligase — MTDRSPLAHRELKETQRTTFVESAVTIYYSQIAMTVPFLEENDQTVARRAHLEALRALVGNVYPNKFERSDVTGTASHEDTITSIVEVFKEYEPELNEGEKPSAEVLESTNNELNKTRVRIAGRIAAPPRVMGKAAFLHLSDGVSRLQMYIRRQDVAGLRNDSEGGEVNGWELFGLLDHGDFIGVDGYLFITKTGELSIHVEKLQFLAKAMLPMPDKMHGIHDPEIRQRQRYADLIAGSLKLEQDEHDLTPREVFELRYKTIRHIRRFLDDHGYVEVETPMLTSKATGALARPFKTHHNALDIDLYARIAPELYLKRLVVGGFEKVYEINRNFRNEGIDRVHNPEFTMLEFYWAYADVSQMMDFCERLLRSVVFTVLGQHVRYGEHEIDFSQPFARISMRDAISRFGKQEVSRDEPAERIVELFEELAEPHLIQPTFITDFPKPISPLSKASPADPSVAERFEFFVAALETANGFSELNDPEEQYQRFKEQGQQRERGDEEAMVMDEDYIRALAYGMPPAAGIGVGIDRLVMLLANKHSIRDVILFPHMRPEKAGGTRQEAGASESNV; from the coding sequence GTGACGGATAGATCACCACTGGCGCACAGAGAACTCAAAGAGACGCAGAGAACTACTTTTGTCGAATCAGCGGTTACCATTTACTATTCACAGATTGCCATGACGGTGCCTTTTCTCGAAGAAAACGATCAGACAGTCGCGCGTCGCGCACACCTTGAAGCGCTGCGCGCACTGGTGGGCAACGTCTATCCAAATAAGTTCGAAAGAAGCGATGTCACCGGCACTGCTTCGCATGAAGACACGATTACCTCGATTGTCGAAGTGTTCAAGGAGTATGAGCCTGAGTTAAACGAAGGCGAGAAGCCTTCGGCGGAGGTTCTCGAATCGACCAACAACGAGTTGAACAAAACGCGAGTTCGCATTGCCGGTCGCATTGCGGCGCCGCCTCGCGTGATGGGCAAAGCCGCCTTCCTTCATCTATCCGACGGTGTGTCGCGTTTACAGATGTACATTCGCCGGCAGGATGTCGCGGGCCTGCGTAACGACTCGGAAGGTGGCGAAGTTAATGGTTGGGAGTTGTTTGGGCTGCTGGATCACGGCGACTTCATCGGCGTCGATGGATATTTATTCATCACGAAAACGGGCGAGCTTTCGATCCATGTTGAGAAGCTTCAGTTTCTCGCCAAGGCCATGCTGCCGATGCCGGACAAGATGCATGGCATACACGATCCGGAAATTCGCCAGCGCCAGCGATATGCGGATCTGATCGCCGGCAGCCTGAAACTTGAGCAAGACGAACACGACCTGACGCCGCGCGAAGTTTTCGAGCTGCGTTACAAGACTATTCGTCACATTCGCCGGTTCCTCGATGATCACGGTTATGTCGAAGTCGAGACGCCGATGCTGACATCGAAAGCGACCGGCGCGCTCGCGCGGCCGTTCAAGACACATCACAACGCGCTCGACATCGATCTGTACGCGCGCATCGCTCCCGAACTTTATTTGAAGCGATTGGTGGTGGGTGGCTTTGAGAAGGTTTACGAGATCAATCGCAACTTTCGAAATGAGGGGATCGATCGCGTCCACAATCCCGAGTTCACGATGCTCGAGTTCTACTGGGCCTACGCCGACGTGAGCCAGATGATGGATTTCTGCGAGAGGCTCTTGCGATCAGTTGTCTTTACAGTTCTCGGTCAACACGTTCGCTACGGCGAGCACGAGATCGATTTTTCACAGCCGTTCGCGCGGATTTCCATGCGAGATGCGATCTCGCGATTCGGAAAACAGGAAGTCAGCCGGGATGAGCCCGCAGAACGAATAGTCGAGTTGTTTGAAGAACTCGCGGAACCGCATTTGATTCAACCGACGTTCATCACCGATTTTCCGAAGCCGATCTCGCCCCTCTCGAAAGCTTCACCCGCTGATCCTTCGGTAGCTGAACGCTTTGAATTCTTTGTCGCGGCCCTGGAGACGGCAAATGGCTTCTCTGAACTGAACGATCCCGAAGAGCAGTACCAGCGCTTCAAAGAGCAGGGGCAGCAGCGCGAGCGTGGCGATGAGGAAGCGATGGTGATGGACGAAGATTACATTCGCGCTTTGGCTTACGGGATGCCGCCCGCGGCGGGAATTGGTGTGGGAATCGATCGATTAGTGATGCTGCTCGCGAACAAACACTCAATCCGCGACGTGATCCTGTTTCCGCACATGCGACCGGAGAAAGCAGGCGGCACCAGGCAGGAGGCTGGAGCAAGCGAGTCCAACGTCTGA
- a CDS encoding GNVR domain-containing protein, producing MSTEFRPRKLGEYGRIALKRKWMIILPTLAIGLAIGYVAFRLPDIYESTTLIVVKSSTLPNSVVPTVTEETLTRELASISQVVTSRSSLQPLVEKYDLYKEERARGEAMEVIMDNMLEAINVKVNTSRNDITNAFNISYRGRDPKTTQAVARELASKYIDEQTIGTVNAGASAKQFMEEQVRAAKEEVDAIDTQRLAYLQQNMNNLPSQSQALVGRLTALHEEQKALIAEQGRLRDLGAAYRNQLGDITKSHEQEIVLASEGATDPKTTAAWAQLVSRRSEYEGELQILNTQYKEKHPDVIAKKKQIEDIKSQQDQMMNEWKDRIEERRQKLTKLSDPRLLTLRTNIAMVEGDMDRQNRLLAETNRQIAELNVRINAIPEAEVGLQTIDREYQTKKTNYDNLLLQQSKIVVGADAAKVQQSGGIQVVDPANLPEKPVAPKRLMLTAGGFGIGFALGLLLVLIFEVRRLFTIQTVEDAKHYTSLPVLASIPELLTPAEAVAIPRRKSLALAAGIAAAVVAVPMLAFVLTLTHVFEKISQ from the coding sequence ATGAGCACTGAATTTCGACCGCGCAAACTAGGCGAGTACGGCCGCATCGCGCTGAAGCGCAAATGGATGATCATCCTGCCCACGCTCGCGATTGGCCTGGCCATCGGCTACGTCGCGTTTCGTCTGCCGGACATCTACGAATCGACCACGCTAATCGTCGTAAAGTCTTCGACGCTGCCGAATTCGGTGGTGCCGACGGTTACGGAAGAAACGCTGACACGCGAACTCGCCAGCATTTCTCAAGTCGTCACCAGCCGCAGTTCGCTGCAACCGCTGGTGGAAAAGTACGACCTGTACAAAGAAGAGCGGGCGCGTGGCGAAGCGATGGAAGTGATCATGGACAACATGCTCGAGGCGATTAACGTCAAGGTCAACACCAGCCGCAACGATATTACGAACGCCTTCAACATCAGCTACCGCGGACGCGATCCGAAAACTACCCAGGCCGTCGCCCGCGAACTCGCGAGCAAGTACATCGACGAGCAGACTATCGGGACGGTCAACGCGGGCGCGTCAGCCAAGCAGTTCATGGAAGAACAAGTGCGCGCTGCGAAAGAGGAGGTCGACGCAATCGACACGCAGCGGCTCGCTTATCTGCAACAGAACATGAACAACCTGCCGTCGCAGTCGCAGGCGCTGGTCGGCCGGCTAACGGCTTTGCATGAAGAGCAGAAGGCGCTGATCGCGGAACAGGGCCGCCTGCGCGATTTAGGGGCCGCGTATCGCAACCAGCTTGGCGACATCACCAAAAGTCACGAGCAGGAAATCGTGCTGGCCTCGGAGGGGGCGACTGATCCGAAGACCACCGCCGCCTGGGCCCAATTGGTTAGCCGCCGCTCAGAGTATGAAGGCGAACTGCAAATTTTGAATACGCAGTACAAAGAAAAGCATCCGGACGTCATCGCGAAGAAAAAGCAGATTGAAGACATCAAGTCGCAGCAGGATCAGATGATGAACGAGTGGAAAGACCGGATCGAAGAGCGGAGACAGAAACTGACGAAGCTCAGCGACCCGCGCCTGTTAACGCTGCGCACGAACATTGCAATGGTCGAAGGCGACATGGATCGGCAGAACCGTTTGCTGGCCGAAACTAATCGGCAAATCGCCGAGCTCAACGTGCGCATCAACGCGATCCCGGAAGCAGAAGTTGGTTTGCAAACAATCGACCGTGAATACCAAACCAAGAAAACGAATTACGACAACCTGCTTCTGCAACAGTCGAAGATCGTTGTGGGCGCGGACGCGGCGAAGGTCCAGCAAAGCGGCGGCATCCAGGTGGTTGACCCGGCAAACCTGCCGGAGAAACCGGTCGCGCCGAAGCGTCTCATGCTGACGGCAGGCGGCTTCGGAATTGGCTTCGCGCTGGGCCTCTTGCTCGTCCTGATTTTTGAAGTGCGCCGTTTGTTCACGATTCAGACGGTTGAAGACGCGAAGCACTACACCAGCCTGCCGGTGCTCGCTTCGATTCCTGAACTGCTGACACCGGCCGAAGCGGTCGCCATTCCGCGCCGCAAAAGTCTCGCACTGGCCGCCGGCATCGCCGCGGCAGTTGTCGCAGTACCGATGCTCGCTTTTGTTTTAACTCTGACGCACGTGTTCGAAAAGATCAGCCAGTAA
- a CDS encoding DUF4440 domain-containing protein, protein MKRHLLLAAVLVLTLASLSIAQEATPSPTPKPKAPRVTQAMLQKDLAEKETELWNGFKNKDMKPFDMYLGKDVVVVDSGGVMAKGSLPDGMKMCDIKSFSLSDWKLTKPTTTTALLVYKGTQEGTCAGAPVPATVWVSSLWVKRKDAWVTVFHQETAAR, encoded by the coding sequence ATGAAGAGACATCTACTTCTGGCCGCCGTCCTGGTTTTGACTCTGGCCAGCTTATCGATCGCACAGGAGGCGACCCCCTCGCCGACACCGAAACCGAAAGCACCTCGCGTAACCCAGGCCATGCTGCAAAAGGATCTCGCGGAAAAAGAAACTGAGCTGTGGAATGGCTTCAAGAACAAGGATATGAAGCCGTTTGACATGTATCTCGGCAAGGATGTCGTTGTCGTCGACAGCGGCGGCGTGATGGCAAAAGGGAGCCTTCCCGACGGGATGAAGATGTGCGACATCAAATCCTTTTCCTTGAGCGATTGGAAGCTGACCAAGCCCACCACGACGACGGCTTTATTGGTTTACAAAGGTACTCAGGAAGGGACCTGTGCCGGTGCGCCGGTACCAGCGACTGTTTGGGTGAGCAGCCTCTGGGTGAAACGTAAAGATGCGTGGGTAACGGTTTTCCACCAGGAAACCGCGGCGCGATAA
- a CDS encoding CpsD/CapB family tyrosine-protein kinase has translation MGRVYDALKRAESAPRTSTSSVSQTGNADNVSYFVPRQAEHPWDVAPFTAMPVGTNSASTAHTDEATGGPALPGGPASRDAGATLGAVGSARAVEFSSRVISTARVEPHLFAVTSPRSPECEHFRALRTKLLEAGERQNMRAFVITSAGIGEGKTLTSLNLAWLLAQTDGVRALLIDADLRRPSTAHYLGIENEVGLSEVLTGETKLAQAIVKLQPAGLHLLPGGAAREDVAELLSGPRFGHLLDEARKHFDYIIIDAPPLGVFTDANLLINRADGALMVVRSGKTRYAVVDRLLEQLPRERMLGVVLNRAEASSDEAAYYYQQQRYAARPEAEGEVESSDDRELEMIYIEEDVVS, from the coding sequence ATGGGCAGAGTCTATGACGCGCTGAAGCGGGCCGAATCCGCTCCGCGCACTTCTACTTCTTCAGTCAGCCAGACTGGCAACGCAGATAACGTCTCGTATTTCGTTCCGAGACAGGCAGAGCATCCATGGGATGTCGCGCCGTTCACTGCGATGCCGGTCGGCACCAATTCAGCGTCCACTGCGCACACGGATGAGGCGACCGGCGGGCCGGCACTCCCCGGCGGACCAGCTTCCCGTGATGCTGGGGCAACCTTGGGCGCTGTCGGATCGGCGCGCGCCGTCGAGTTCTCTTCGCGAGTAATCTCGACCGCGCGCGTCGAACCACATCTTTTCGCCGTCACTTCTCCGCGCTCGCCTGAGTGTGAGCACTTTCGCGCGCTGCGCACGAAACTGCTGGAAGCCGGCGAGCGGCAAAACATGCGCGCTTTTGTCATCACCAGCGCCGGCATCGGCGAAGGCAAAACTCTGACGAGTTTGAACCTGGCGTGGCTGCTGGCGCAGACAGACGGCGTCAGGGCTTTGCTGATCGACGCAGACTTGCGCCGGCCTTCAACTGCGCACTACCTGGGAATTGAAAATGAAGTTGGCTTGTCGGAAGTACTGACCGGCGAAACGAAACTGGCGCAGGCCATCGTGAAGCTTCAGCCTGCCGGCCTGCATTTGCTGCCCGGTGGCGCTGCCCGTGAAGACGTGGCTGAGCTGTTGTCGGGACCGCGTTTTGGCCACCTGCTTGATGAAGCGCGCAAGCACTTTGATTACATCATCATCGACGCCCCGCCGCTGGGCGTGTTCACCGACGCGAACCTTTTGATCAATCGTGCCGACGGCGCGTTGATGGTTGTGCGCTCAGGCAAGACGCGTTATGCGGTAGTCGATCGGCTCCTGGAGCAATTGCCACGCGAACGAATGCTGGGCGTCGTGCTGAATCGCGCTGAAGCATCAAGCGATGAAGCTGCTTACTACTATCAACAGCAACGCTATGCCGCGCGACCGGAAGCTGAGGGCGAAGTCGAATCGAGCGACGATCGCGAACTCGAAATGATTTATATCGAGGAGGACGTGGTGTCCTGA
- a CDS encoding polysaccharide biosynthesis/export family protein, which produces MKKTLMQTLVIASALAIAGATFAQSPTATRQRRTAAEETQSTATAQPSPTPEVTADGQTNRMDASSDEEAIVQQYNNFFTTYRLGPEDVISVNVFAQERYSKQGIVIPPSGRIYLALIPDGIFVNGKTVDQVAELITKRYDEYIFTPQVTVSLDRAGSYRYSVVGDVAQPGIRLMTRRLSVTEAIAESGGVLQTGNKSKVYVLRKQANGNLQPIPVNVSAIYKGQAPDSVYLQPGDQVIVPGNKWKTFDKITSFLPVLSFARIFTGGF; this is translated from the coding sequence ATGAAGAAGACGTTAATGCAAACATTGGTGATCGCGAGCGCGCTGGCAATCGCGGGCGCCACGTTCGCTCAATCGCCAACCGCCACGCGGCAACGCCGCACGGCAGCGGAGGAAACTCAATCCACCGCGACTGCGCAGCCTTCGCCAACGCCTGAAGTCACCGCGGACGGGCAGACGAACCGCATGGATGCGTCTTCGGATGAAGAGGCGATCGTGCAGCAGTACAACAATTTCTTCACGACTTATCGGCTCGGCCCCGAGGATGTGATCTCGGTCAACGTTTTTGCGCAAGAACGTTACTCAAAGCAGGGCATCGTCATTCCGCCCAGCGGTCGAATTTATCTCGCGCTGATTCCGGATGGCATCTTCGTCAACGGCAAGACCGTAGACCAGGTCGCAGAACTGATCACGAAGCGTTACGACGAATACATTTTTACCCCGCAGGTCACCGTGTCGCTCGATCGCGCCGGTTCATATCGCTACAGCGTAGTTGGCGACGTCGCACAGCCCGGAATTCGCCTGATGACGCGACGATTGTCTGTGACCGAAGCTATTGCCGAATCTGGTGGCGTTCTGCAAACCGGTAACAAGAGCAAAGTTTATGTGCTGCGCAAGCAGGCGAATGGGAACTTGCAGCCGATTCCGGTCAACGTGAGCGCCATCTACAAAGGGCAAGCCCCGGATTCCGTCTATCTCCAGCCGGGCGATCAGGTCATCGTGCCGGGGAACAAGTGGAAGACATTCGACAAGATCACGAGTTTCCTGCCAGTGCTAAGTTTCGCGCGTATCTTTACCGGAGGATTCTGA
- a CDS encoding AAA family ATPase: MYIEFYGLKELPFALTPDPRFLYFTPSHTEVMANLHYGIESGRGLIVVTGEVGTGKTTLLRWMMQRLDRTVMVAYIFNPRLSVAEFYQYLATLFNIGEWENKSDLLIELGRVLESRHNRGLRTVLVVDEGHGLSTEVLEEIRLLCNFESDTAKHLQIVLTGQPELREVLNQPNLRQLKQRVALRCEITALPNVEETAQYIASRLKVAGAAKTDLFSPGAVDYIFRCAAGIPRNINNLCDNALLNGFASGATVISRAMIEEVAATFDMLPRRTSETPQVQNDHSRIFNSAARAELWAAGNGDSDLKSQVSDLKSQVSDLRSGNGDSSPMERRDASPGFSERPTNGDSFSLVSPAPEPEIKYSRRTDPISIDELGSAYSRSGNGRGNNGQSL, from the coding sequence ATGTACATAGAATTTTACGGACTGAAAGAGTTGCCATTCGCGCTGACCCCCGATCCGCGCTTCCTTTACTTCACGCCTTCGCACACGGAAGTGATGGCGAATCTGCACTACGGCATCGAGAGCGGCCGCGGCCTCATCGTCGTGACTGGCGAAGTCGGCACCGGCAAGACGACCTTGCTGCGCTGGATGATGCAGCGCCTGGATCGCACGGTGATGGTGGCTTACATCTTCAACCCGCGCCTGTCCGTCGCAGAGTTCTATCAATATCTCGCGACCCTCTTCAACATTGGCGAGTGGGAAAACAAATCGGACCTGCTGATCGAACTCGGCAGGGTTCTCGAGTCGCGTCACAACCGTGGCCTGCGCACGGTGCTGGTCGTTGATGAAGGACACGGCTTGTCCACGGAAGTCCTGGAAGAGATTCGGCTGCTGTGCAACTTCGAATCGGACACTGCGAAGCACCTGCAAATTGTGCTGACCGGACAGCCGGAGCTGCGCGAGGTTTTGAATCAACCCAACCTGCGCCAACTTAAACAACGTGTCGCGCTGCGTTGCGAAATTACCGCGCTGCCGAACGTCGAAGAGACGGCCCAGTACATCGCTTCTCGTTTGAAGGTTGCCGGCGCGGCGAAGACCGACCTTTTCTCGCCGGGCGCCGTCGACTACATCTTTCGGTGTGCCGCAGGCATCCCGCGCAACATTAACAATCTTTGCGACAACGCGCTGCTCAACGGCTTCGCCTCCGGCGCCACGGTGATTAGCCGCGCGATGATTGAAGAAGTCGCGGCCACGTTCGACATGTTGCCGCGGCGCACCAGTGAGACGCCCCAGGTCCAAAACGATCACAGCCGCATCTTTAATTCCGCCGCGCGTGCGGAACTGTGGGCCGCCGGTAACGGCGATAGTGATCTCAAATCTCAGGTCTCGGATCTCAAATCTCAGGTCTCGGATCTCAGATCCGGGAACGGCGATTCCTCACCGATGGAACGGCGCGATGCTTCGCCCGGATTTTCAGAGCGGCCCACGAATGGCGACAGCTTCTCGCTGGTCTCGCCGGCCCCGGAACCTGAAATCAAATACTCACGACGTACTGACCCAATCAGCATTGACGAGCTGGGCTCGGCTTACAGCCGCTCAGGCAACGGGAGAGGAAACAATGGGCAGAGTCTATGA
- a CDS encoding AAA family ATPase — MQAKPYLKEISLKREMIEDFDAYPFCIPGVRKLKTLKFHPDVTFLVGENGSGKSTLIEAIAVGLGFNPEGGTKQSQFTTTRTHSELHRYLRMVRSFKKPGDEYFLRAESFYNLATFMEETGYLRGYGGKSLHQQSHGESFMATLLHKLTGGGLYIMDEPEAALSPSRQMAALSAIHKLVEQESQFIIATHSPILLAYPRACIYQLDEDGIKKVAYEQTEHYSVTRQFLNGYQQMLTILMEP, encoded by the coding sequence ATGCAAGCAAAGCCCTATCTGAAAGAAATATCATTGAAGCGGGAGATGATCGAAGACTTCGATGCTTACCCGTTCTGTATTCCAGGAGTCAGAAAGCTCAAGACCCTGAAGTTTCACCCCGACGTCACGTTTTTAGTCGGCGAGAACGGCTCAGGCAAGTCCACTCTGATTGAGGCTATTGCGGTCGGCCTTGGATTTAATCCGGAAGGCGGGACTAAGCAATCACAATTCACCACCACCCGAACGCATTCGGAATTGCATCGCTACCTGCGGATGGTGCGCAGTTTTAAGAAGCCCGGGGACGAATATTTTCTCAGGGCTGAAAGCTTTTACAATCTGGCCACCTTCATGGAGGAGACAGGTTACCTGCGAGGATATGGCGGCAAGTCACTGCATCAGCAGTCACACGGCGAATCGTTTATGGCTACTCTCTTGCACAAGCTGACGGGAGGCGGCCTCTACATTATGGACGAGCCCGAGGCGGCGCTGTCTCCCTCGCGACAAATGGCCGCGCTATCGGCGATTCATAAGCTGGTCGAGCAGGAATCCCAATTCATCATTGCCACACACTCGCCGATCCTGCTCGCGTATCCGCGAGCTTGCATCTACCAACTCGATGAGGATGGAATCAAGAAGGTCGCATACGAGCAAACGGAACATTATTCAGTCACGAGGCAGTTTCTTAACGGCTATCAACAAATGCTGACGATCCTGATGGAACCATGA